A genomic window from Leptospiraceae bacterium includes:
- a CDS encoding DUF4139 domain-containing protein, translating into MKFVLVNFLIFFSISLYPNSLKTKIKEVRVFSGSAFVTRLGNWNPSGTAGYFYIDELPPSLEKSSISIRFPGKEKIRIKKLHIEKKIQVNYQNEKAKQAQEDYDKLSREIQVLNRKFEEIKNYKNLLQNLKPKEKKTNLIKSEEIKIRAEHWIHYNKVVSQILAENYKKEIEILSELDELNEKLLVAETRLNYYKHARRMEVSLLRVEYETSLSGNISFELEYRVSDVNWLPYYEVRVDRKQNRSRLLMYAVMRNNTGEDWKNVRLFFSTTSSNTDISLPGIKEERIAEREVEEKELYAKKPSARRRASGFSETASARGLTATESPRIYAESKEEDVYEVADERKMDRKQMPAREMAPEPAKPVQTSSKIVDYGQIQVERKKKSRQILQDNLMAADSIQAEDNLSQIISNLNEQRSNFSSNDFDTVLDAGRKAKAKIRLLKPVHRQMLYDAEKEISDLNQRASAEKNSKIPGLQPLNALSLNFISKGSDYRYRSLGKETLISDNSLSKVLIGDYQMKANLKYEASPVQDESTYLVATSFSKSSEPLLKGPMAIYVEQDFIAQSELQTTLKGEKIVLHIGRDEDIEVKRKINEFRSVSGIFSKTKNIKYTVELQIKNRKKSSASLLLVDRVPFTEDSKVEIKLMEKPSGMKEEERGILKMQLDLKPGEVRKLEFIYSVSIPDGHILEKLFNQGEI; encoded by the coding sequence ATGAAGTTTGTACTGGTCAATTTTTTGATTTTCTTTTCAATTTCTTTGTATCCGAATAGTTTAAAAACAAAAATTAAAGAAGTTCGAGTGTTTTCGGGTTCTGCATTTGTTACAAGACTGGGAAACTGGAATCCTTCCGGAACGGCAGGCTACTTTTATATAGATGAACTTCCTCCTTCGCTTGAGAAATCTTCTATTTCCATTCGTTTTCCGGGCAAGGAAAAGATACGTATTAAAAAGCTACACATTGAAAAAAAAATTCAGGTAAATTATCAGAATGAAAAAGCAAAGCAGGCCCAGGAAGACTACGATAAGTTATCGAGGGAAATACAGGTATTAAACCGTAAATTTGAAGAGATTAAAAACTATAAAAATTTGTTACAAAATCTTAAACCGAAGGAGAAGAAAACAAATTTAATTAAGTCTGAAGAGATTAAAATTCGAGCAGAACATTGGATTCATTATAACAAAGTAGTGAGTCAAATTCTGGCAGAAAATTATAAAAAAGAGATCGAAATACTGTCTGAATTAGATGAACTTAATGAGAAGCTTTTAGTGGCAGAAACGCGTTTAAATTATTATAAACATGCCAGGCGGATGGAGGTATCTCTTCTCAGGGTGGAATATGAAACCTCCCTTTCCGGGAATATTAGCTTTGAGTTAGAATATCGGGTTTCCGATGTGAACTGGCTTCCGTATTATGAAGTTCGGGTTGATAGAAAACAGAATCGGAGTCGCTTGTTAATGTACGCTGTGATGAGAAATAATACGGGGGAGGATTGGAAGAATGTTCGACTATTTTTTTCTACAACTTCTTCAAACACAGATATATCCCTTCCCGGAATAAAAGAAGAAAGAATAGCGGAAAGAGAAGTAGAAGAAAAGGAATTGTATGCTAAAAAACCTTCAGCCAGGAGAAGGGCTTCCGGATTTTCTGAGACTGCATCTGCAAGAGGTCTTACGGCAACAGAAAGTCCAAGGATTTATGCAGAAAGTAAAGAAGAAGATGTGTATGAAGTTGCTGATGAGAGAAAAATGGATCGAAAGCAAATGCCTGCACGTGAGATGGCACCTGAGCCGGCAAAACCAGTTCAAACATCTTCTAAAATTGTTGATTACGGTCAGATCCAGGTAGAGAGAAAGAAAAAAAGTCGGCAAATTTTGCAGGATAATTTGATGGCAGCAGATTCTATTCAAGCAGAAGATAACCTGAGCCAAATTATATCAAATTTGAATGAACAGAGAAGTAATTTTTCGAGCAATGATTTTGATACGGTTCTTGATGCAGGGAGAAAAGCGAAAGCTAAAATTCGTCTTCTAAAACCGGTTCACAGACAGATGTTATATGATGCAGAAAAAGAGATTTCTGACTTAAACCAGAGGGCATCCGCGGAAAAGAATTCTAAAATTCCCGGTTTACAACCACTCAATGCATTATCCTTGAATTTTATTAGCAAGGGTTCTGATTACAGGTATCGTTCCCTGGGAAAAGAAACTCTTATTTCAGATAACTCTTTGAGTAAGGTATTGATAGGAGACTATCAAATGAAGGCCAATTTGAAATATGAGGCTTCGCCGGTTCAGGATGAATCAACCTATCTTGTAGCTACATCGTTCTCGAAAAGCTCAGAACCACTTCTAAAGGGACCTATGGCTATTTATGTTGAGCAGGACTTCATTGCCCAATCAGAATTGCAGACTACTCTTAAAGGTGAGAAAATTGTTTTACATATTGGTAGAGATGAAGATATCGAAGTAAAACGAAAAATAAATGAATTTCGCTCGGTTTCAGGTATTTTTTCAAAAACAAAAAATATTAAGTACACAGTGGAACTTCAGATAAAAAACCGTAAAAAAAGTTCGGCTTCTCTTCTTCTTGTTGATCGAGTTCCCTTTACGGAAGATAGCAAAGTTGAAATAAAGTTAATGGAAAAACCTTCAGGTATGAAAGAGGAAGAAAGGGGAATTTTAAAAATGCAGTTAGATTTAAAACCCGGAGAAGTTCGAAAATTAGAATTTATCTACTCAGTAAGTATACCGGATGGACATATCCTGGAAAAACTATTTAACCAGGGAGAAATATAA
- a CDS encoding mucoidy inhibitor MuiA family protein, with the protein MKRLLILLLSFISISIYSNGHELPIYEVLLYNDRAQITRKGVFTFPPGEYSLSVTDLPLKLEESSLRAIFLKNKNLSVSSLNSFIEPDLQYGREEARDLKQKIEKAERKIKALEARIEVIEEEKRRLKEFQNLSTDSVSRGIAYEGNSNSSWQVDFIKLRTELLKMEEKITRTENRVIEEKKEKEVLDKNFQEIVSIAEKGKRKTEIKILNSSSSKQTDTIRLSYLISGSSWKPTYNFYDREGAKIEIEYMAEITQETGEDWKDVVVRLSPSEPSKRQFRKKIKALRLSAREVKTKKSYFSYAQSYDKAEQSNVAPGAPKDTKALKDTDEGSNIIFRVPGRSTLNSSNETHKLKIRSIFTDKKTNLMCIPAISNKVYKEAFLQNTSSYPLLAGEVSVFGEKGLVGTTKISYISPGEKFKTSLGVRSDIRVLYNTYVDNKTSGLIKEEEKDIKKIRLELDSFARNEETVKVYQTLPVSESSDIKIKINTSETTTGLKEETKNSGIYFWTVNLKPEKKVKLNLEYSVTVPK; encoded by the coding sequence ATGAAACGTTTACTAATTTTATTATTAAGCTTTATAAGTATATCTATATATTCTAATGGACATGAGTTGCCGATTTATGAAGTTTTGCTTTATAATGATAGAGCCCAGATAACTAGAAAGGGAGTTTTTACATTCCCGCCGGGAGAGTATAGTCTTTCTGTCACTGATTTACCTTTAAAACTTGAAGAATCCAGCTTACGAGCTATATTTCTTAAAAATAAGAATCTTTCTGTTTCTTCTTTGAATTCATTTATTGAACCTGATTTGCAGTATGGAAGGGAAGAAGCGAGGGATTTAAAACAAAAAATAGAGAAGGCTGAAAGAAAAATAAAAGCATTGGAAGCCAGGATTGAGGTCATAGAGGAAGAAAAACGCAGGCTAAAAGAGTTTCAAAATTTGAGCACGGATTCTGTTTCAAGAGGAATTGCTTATGAAGGAAATTCTAATTCCTCCTGGCAGGTAGATTTCATAAAACTCAGAACAGAATTACTAAAAATGGAAGAGAAAATTACGCGAACTGAAAATCGAGTGATTGAAGAAAAAAAAGAAAAAGAAGTCCTGGATAAGAATTTTCAGGAGATCGTTTCTATTGCAGAGAAAGGAAAAAGAAAAACAGAGATTAAAATTTTAAACTCTTCTTCATCAAAACAAACAGACACAATTCGATTATCTTATTTAATTAGTGGTTCCAGTTGGAAACCCACTTACAATTTTTATGATAGAGAAGGGGCTAAAATAGAAATTGAATATATGGCGGAAATTACACAGGAAACAGGTGAAGACTGGAAAGATGTGGTAGTTCGTCTTTCTCCTTCAGAACCTTCTAAAAGACAGTTTCGAAAAAAAATTAAGGCTCTTCGTTTAAGTGCAAGAGAAGTTAAGACTAAGAAAAGTTACTTTTCTTACGCTCAGTCTTATGATAAAGCTGAGCAGTCCAATGTAGCTCCCGGAGCTCCAAAAGATACAAAAGCTTTAAAAGATACAGACGAGGGTTCAAATATTATTTTTCGAGTTCCGGGCAGAAGTACTTTAAACTCTTCAAATGAAACACATAAACTTAAAATCCGTTCTATTTTTACTGATAAAAAAACGAATTTAATGTGTATTCCGGCAATTTCTAATAAAGTATATAAGGAGGCTTTTTTGCAAAATACTTCCTCGTATCCTTTGCTTGCCGGAGAAGTGTCCGTGTTCGGAGAAAAGGGACTTGTTGGAACAACAAAAATTTCTTATATTTCTCCGGGAGAAAAATTTAAAACCTCTCTGGGAGTAAGATCGGATATACGTGTATTATATAATACTTATGTAGATAACAAAACCAGTGGATTAATTAAGGAAGAAGAAAAAGATATAAAAAAAATTCGACTTGAATTAGATTCATTTGCACGAAATGAAGAAACAGTAAAAGTATACCAAACTTTACCTGTATCAGAAAGTTCGGATATTAAAATTAAAATTAATACCTCTGAAACAACAACAGGTTTAAAAGAAGAAACTAAGAATTCGGGAATATATTTTTGGACTGTAAACTTGAAACCGGAAAAAAAAGTTAAATTAAATCTTGAATATAGTGTAACGGTACCTAAATAA
- a CDS encoding enoyl-CoA hydratase/isomerase family protein: MIEENRRDFIHEVFINTNEKNTMTDEFFLKLEKCLSAVEDDRSVKAIFLSSKNEKFFSNGFEPTMFIGKTQKEIETAFRPVLDSVFKLAFYPKPIVCYINGHVMGVGSVVAIVSDYRVMLHGRARFGFPESKIGVGFPSATGFFLKELLGYRAARDVLNFGKAYKAEEALEIGLVDAIGKEEEIPKILNKIFSNYKDMALESVIGMKKTLRDYMKPIMEPLGREDVYEFSRTIAAPNGQEGMRSIVEARRPMFQ; the protein is encoded by the coding sequence ATGATTGAAGAAAATCGAAGGGATTTTATCCACGAAGTATTTATAAATACAAATGAGAAAAACACAATGACAGATGAGTTTTTTCTTAAATTAGAAAAGTGTTTATCTGCGGTTGAAGACGATAGATCTGTAAAGGCAATTTTTCTTAGTTCTAAAAATGAGAAATTTTTTTCCAATGGATTTGAACCCACTATGTTTATCGGAAAAACTCAAAAAGAAATAGAAACAGCTTTCCGTCCTGTATTAGACTCTGTGTTTAAACTGGCATTTTATCCTAAGCCTATAGTTTGCTATATAAATGGACATGTTATGGGAGTAGGTTCGGTTGTGGCTATAGTATCGGATTATCGTGTCATGTTGCATGGGAGAGCAAGATTTGGTTTTCCTGAATCCAAAATAGGAGTGGGTTTCCCTTCAGCTACCGGATTTTTTTTAAAAGAGTTATTGGGTTATCGTGCAGCTCGTGATGTTCTAAATTTTGGAAAAGCTTATAAAGCGGAAGAAGCACTGGAAATCGGACTTGTTGATGCAATAGGTAAAGAAGAAGAGATTCCAAAAATATTGAATAAAATTTTTTCGAACTATAAGGATATGGCTTTAGAGTCTGTTATTGGAATGAAAAAAACTTTACGGGATTATATGAAGCCTATCATGGAACCTTTAGGTCGGGAGGATGTTTACGAATTTTCAAGAACGATAGCCGCACCTAACGGACAGGAGGGAATGAGATCCATTGTGGAGGCCAGAAGGCCAATGTTTCAATAA
- a CDS encoding beta-lactamase family protein, translating into MMNTKWISIMMSSASFLFLFSNQVFSQSVKANSGLALQFEKTFSKLADKGKFNGTVLVAKNGKVLYRQAYGIANYKTNQKMKTDSIFNLASVSKPITATAILLLEKKGTLSLEDPIVKYLPGIKADAVTIKHLLQHTSGLADYMSLCDKYLGNKKIVKNEDVYELFKKYRPALRFKPGSKHEYSNTGYVFLSSIIQKVSGQSYHSFIDENILKPLNMDRTYTCTTDVKQHPDKTIGFKKRGKKYKENNIEYLDGITGDGNICSTVDDLLKFDMAMRNYKLISKKMTEEAYRPGKTGRKKSYYGYGWMLYPSGSFVEHSGSWTGFQTYFGRDLEDGYTMIVLDNSSNSKLEDYVEDATEGFYD; encoded by the coding sequence ATGATGAATACAAAATGGATTTCTATAATGATGAGTTCTGCTTCCTTTTTATTCTTGTTTTCGAATCAGGTTTTTTCCCAATCCGTAAAAGCAAATTCGGGTCTTGCCCTACAGTTTGAAAAAACCTTTAGTAAACTGGCCGATAAAGGTAAATTTAACGGAACGGTGCTTGTTGCAAAAAATGGTAAAGTTTTATATCGACAGGCTTATGGTATTGCGAATTATAAAACAAATCAAAAGATGAAAACAGACTCGATTTTTAACCTGGCTTCTGTGAGTAAACCTATTACAGCTACAGCTATTTTACTTTTGGAAAAAAAAGGAACCTTAAGTCTTGAAGACCCCATTGTAAAATATTTACCCGGTATAAAAGCAGATGCCGTTACGATTAAGCATTTACTTCAACATACTTCCGGGCTCGCTGATTATATGAGTTTATGTGATAAATACTTAGGAAACAAAAAAATTGTAAAAAATGAAGATGTATATGAATTATTTAAAAAATATAGACCAGCCTTGAGATTTAAACCCGGAAGCAAACACGAATACAGTAATACCGGTTATGTATTCCTTTCCTCTATCATTCAAAAAGTATCCGGACAAAGCTATCATTCATTTATAGATGAGAATATATTAAAACCCTTAAATATGGATAGAACTTATACCTGTACAACAGATGTGAAACAGCATCCGGACAAAACCATCGGTTTTAAAAAACGCGGTAAAAAATATAAAGAAAATAATATAGAGTATCTCGATGGAATAACAGGAGATGGAAATATATGTAGTACGGTAGATGATCTTTTAAAATTTGATATGGCAATGAGAAACTATAAGCTAATTTCAAAAAAAATGACCGAAGAAGCCTATCGTCCGGGCAAAACCGGGAGAAAAAAAAGTTATTATGGTTATGGCTGGATGCTTTATCCGAGTGGAAGCTTTGTTGAGCATAGTGGTTCCTGGACGGGGTTCCAAACCTATTTTGGACGGGATCTTGAGGATGGCTATACGATGATTGTTTTGGATAATTCCAGTAATTCTAAACTCGAAGACTATGTGGAAGATGCAACAGAAGGATTTTATGATTAA
- a CDS encoding LEA type 2 family protein, with amino-acid sequence MRKFSLLFTVLFVFSHLSCQLLQDKLATYAPDISFSSANIKGIDMSGVDLDFSFLAKNKVPIPINFASVASKIYVDGVKLFDANVPKGIKLPASGSSNFTVSQRIEFKSITKDLLELFKKDSINVKVDGTSKFAMGQFGNADVPFNASHVVPVPKLPEIKFGSLDYKNINKSLTNPSALFELKFSIKNPNAFGLDMNFLKYSFTAENRNLISGQAPSLSLASKAEKSYSIPVKIEGQDIISLVPKLKDFSNLKYQFKSNMNLNAGKIPFDMPYTYP; translated from the coding sequence ATGAGAAAGTTTTCTTTACTTTTCACAGTGCTCTTTGTATTTTCGCACTTATCTTGCCAACTATTACAAGATAAGTTAGCCACTTATGCACCGGATATTTCCTTTAGTTCTGCAAATATTAAAGGCATAGACATGTCGGGAGTAGATCTTGACTTTTCTTTTCTTGCAAAAAATAAAGTTCCGATTCCTATAAACTTTGCAAGTGTTGCCTCAAAAATTTATGTAGATGGAGTTAAACTATTCGATGCCAACGTCCCAAAAGGAATAAAACTTCCGGCCAGTGGTAGCTCAAATTTTACTGTTTCCCAGAGAATAGAATTTAAAAGTATAACAAAAGATCTATTAGAGCTTTTCAAAAAGGATTCAATAAACGTAAAAGTAGATGGAACATCCAAATTTGCCATGGGACAATTCGGTAATGCTGATGTACCATTCAATGCTTCTCATGTAGTTCCGGTCCCCAAACTACCGGAAATTAAATTTGGATCACTGGATTATAAAAATATCAACAAAAGCTTAACGAATCCCAGTGCCTTATTTGAATTAAAATTTTCTATTAAAAATCCGAATGCTTTCGGTTTAGATATGAACTTTTTAAAATATTCTTTTACAGCTGAAAATCGCAATTTAATTTCCGGACAGGCACCCTCTCTTTCCCTGGCTTCAAAAGCAGAGAAAAGCTATTCAATCCCGGTAAAAATTGAAGGACAGGACATCATCAGTCTGGTTCCCAAGTTAAAAGATTTCTCTAACTTGAAATATCAATTTAAGAGTAACATGAATTTAAATGCAGGAAAAATTCCCTTCGATATGCCTTACACATATCCATAA
- the pgsB gene encoding poly-gamma-glutamate synthase PgsB: protein MIHLYILLFVVAVVSFFGILEYVLHIKSLNRIPNRIHVNGTRGKSSVTRLIASALRAGGIVTCAKTTGTLPRMIFPDGREYPVFRNTRANIIEQIRIMRTASSAGANVLVIECMALQPLLQKLSEEKLVRATHSVVTNVRADHLDVMGPTEADIARAFCATVSTGGKFFTGEEKYLPTFQKACEAKNSTVHAVSKEELASVSDDDMAGFAYLEHKENVALALKVCADFGVDKQTALKGMWSAKPDPGVLVAYKIAFFGRDFYFVNAFAANDPDSTERIWNMVINRYEDYTERIAIFNCRVDRADRSRQLAEAYVTWKKADHIILMGTGTFVFAREAVKRGVDSMKISFVEGKTCEQIFEAIIDKINGKAVIMGMGNIGGQGLELVQYFKNRSIVKEAV, encoded by the coding sequence GTGATACACCTTTATATTTTATTATTTGTTGTCGCGGTAGTGAGCTTTTTCGGGATTCTTGAATATGTATTGCATATTAAAAGTTTGAATCGAATACCGAATCGAATTCATGTAAACGGAACCCGTGGAAAGTCCAGTGTTACGCGACTTATTGCATCTGCACTAAGGGCCGGTGGAATTGTTACCTGTGCGAAAACTACGGGAACCCTTCCCCGCATGATTTTTCCCGATGGCAGGGAATACCCGGTTTTTCGAAATACAAGGGCAAACATTATTGAACAGATTCGAATTATGCGGACAGCTTCTTCTGCCGGCGCGAATGTTCTTGTCATTGAATGTATGGCTTTACAACCTTTACTGCAAAAGTTATCTGAGGAAAAGTTGGTTAGGGCAACTCATTCAGTTGTAACAAATGTAAGGGCAGATCACTTAGACGTGATGGGCCCCACCGAAGCTGATATTGCCAGAGCCTTTTGTGCTACAGTAAGTACGGGAGGGAAATTTTTTACGGGGGAAGAAAAATATCTTCCCACTTTTCAAAAAGCCTGTGAAGCAAAGAATAGTACAGTTCATGCAGTAAGCAAAGAAGAATTAGCTTCTGTTAGCGATGACGATATGGCAGGTTTCGCTTATTTAGAGCATAAAGAAAATGTAGCTCTTGCTTTAAAGGTATGCGCAGATTTCGGAGTGGATAAACAAACCGCTCTAAAAGGAATGTGGTCAGCTAAACCGGATCCGGGTGTATTAGTGGCCTATAAAATAGCTTTTTTTGGAAGAGATTTTTATTTTGTGAATGCGTTTGCAGCAAATGATCCGGATTCAACTGAAAGAATTTGGAATATGGTAATTAACCGATATGAGGATTACACAGAAAGAATAGCTATTTTTAATTGTAGGGTTGATAGGGCGGATCGTTCTCGGCAATTAGCAGAAGCTTATGTGACCTGGAAAAAAGCAGATCATATTATTCTTATGGGAACAGGAACTTTTGTTTTTGCCAGAGAAGCCGTTAAGCGAGGAGTTGATAGTATGAAAATATCCTTTGTTGAGGGTAAGACCTGTGAGCAAATCTTTGAAGCAATTATTGATAAAATAAATGGAAAGGCGGTTATTATGGGAATGGGGAATATTGGAGGCCAGGGGCTTGAGTTGGTTCAATATTTTAAAAACAGAAGTATAGTAAAGGAGGCTGTTTAA
- a CDS encoding acyl-CoA thioesterase, translating to MPEYKKYDYSTHHEVAWGDLDAFGHVNNVAYLRYFETARAKFFTDKEIWNKDSFVSPKEGMVLTRLETLYRKQVFYPENLEITLKLDSVNSRGFSMLCSMWNQKNECVIYCTADFVWVDFVKGKPCRIPDSLRQLIK from the coding sequence ATGCCGGAATATAAAAAATATGATTATTCGACTCATCATGAAGTAGCCTGGGGTGATCTGGATGCTTTTGGCCACGTGAATAACGTGGCTTATTTAAGATATTTTGAGACTGCCAGGGCAAAGTTTTTTACAGATAAAGAAATCTGGAACAAAGATAGTTTTGTGAGTCCCAAAGAAGGGATGGTTCTTACCCGTCTTGAAACTCTTTACCGTAAGCAAGTTTTTTACCCGGAGAATTTGGAGATTACTTTAAAGCTGGATTCTGTAAATAGCAGGGGTTTTTCTATGCTTTGCTCTATGTGGAATCAGAAAAATGAGTGTGTGATTTATTGTACAGCAGATTTTGTCTGGGTCGATTTTGTAAAAGGGAAGCCCTGTCGCATTCCGGATAGTTTACGGCAGTTAATAAAGTAG
- the pgsC gene encoding poly-gamma-glutamate biosynthesis protein PgsC, producing the protein MDLLSVSIGVGLGVSLLFSEFLGLATGGMIVPGYMALHLSKPLEIVMTLAAAFITFVVVRVLASIIIIYGKRRTVFMVLIGYLVGYTIRIIAGSLLHNNPNIEYGVIGYIIPGLIAIWYDRQGFIETTTSLIIASVLVRLLLIIFLGQELKV; encoded by the coding sequence ATGGATCTACTTTCAGTTTCTATAGGTGTTGGACTCGGAGTCAGTTTATTATTTTCCGAATTTTTAGGTTTAGCTACCGGAGGGATGATTGTTCCCGGTTATATGGCATTACATTTAAGTAAGCCATTGGAAATTGTGATGACTCTTGCAGCTGCCTTTATTACTTTTGTAGTGGTCAGAGTTCTGGCTTCTATCATCATTATATATGGAAAGAGAAGAACGGTATTTATGGTGCTTATCGGTTATCTGGTTGGTTATACTATCCGAATCATTGCCGGAAGTTTACTGCACAATAATCCAAATATAGAGTATGGAGTTATAGGTTATATCATTCCCGGTCTCATTGCCATCTGGTATGATAGGCAGGGTTTTATTGAAACCACAACTTCCTTGATTATCGCTTCCGTTCTGGTGCGTTTATTATTAATTATTTTTCTCGGACAGGAACTTAAAGTATGA
- a CDS encoding glycosyltransferase family 4 protein — protein sequence MLKKFHIGIDARPLSTPVSGVGRLIAETLIGFPEKEKFEFHFFSHRPLHFGHEKLLNLPNVTLHIGKGWIAKKGGFYFNFYLPFYMQKLKLHLFWGTQQVLPPFLSSTIPAVLTYHDSVIYILPETMRAIAKWQQQTFLKYSVKRSDFIISNSMQTRNDMVKLFSYPLEKTDVAYPGVSFKEITDCLNQKPSEEIEKIKNPFFLSVSTIEPRKNYKFLLELYRSYRERSGENKCDWVIVGRRGWESEDFYKDLERDIEKYKDIILFSNASDVDLHHLYRRAIAFLFASKYEGFGIPLLEALAHGKKAIVSDIPTFHEIGKEAIIYHSLEKPNDWLESMLLLSERKEVSKIDLKDFSWEKSAEVYYRIFLDILNNKNS from the coding sequence ATGCTAAAAAAATTTCATATCGGTATTGATGCGAGGCCCTTATCTACACCTGTTTCGGGTGTAGGACGCTTAATTGCTGAAACACTTATCGGGTTTCCGGAAAAGGAAAAATTTGAGTTTCATTTTTTTTCACATCGCCCTTTGCATTTCGGTCATGAGAAATTATTAAACTTACCTAATGTAACTTTACATATAGGAAAGGGTTGGATCGCAAAAAAAGGCGGATTTTATTTTAATTTTTATCTTCCGTTTTATATGCAAAAACTAAAATTACATTTATTCTGGGGAACGCAACAGGTTCTTCCTCCCTTTCTTTCTTCTACAATACCGGCTGTTTTAACCTATCATGATTCGGTGATTTATATTTTACCGGAAACAATGAGAGCGATTGCAAAATGGCAGCAGCAGACTTTTTTAAAGTATTCGGTAAAGCGTTCCGATTTTATCATTTCTAATTCTATGCAAACAAGAAATGATATGGTAAAATTGTTTTCATATCCTCTTGAAAAAACAGATGTGGCCTATCCGGGTGTTAGTTTTAAAGAGATTACAGATTGTTTGAATCAAAAACCTTCTGAAGAAATCGAAAAAATCAAAAACCCATTTTTTCTTTCTGTATCAACAATTGAGCCGAGAAAAAACTACAAATTTTTACTGGAACTTTACAGAAGCTATAGAGAAAGATCCGGAGAAAATAAATGTGATTGGGTTATTGTTGGAAGAAGAGGTTGGGAGTCTGAAGATTTCTATAAAGATTTAGAAAGAGATATAGAGAAGTATAAAGATATTATTCTTTTTTCAAATGCAAGTGATGTGGATCTCCACCATCTTTACCGGAGAGCGATAGCGTTTCTATTTGCTTCAAAATACGAAGGATTCGGAATTCCTCTTTTAGAAGCTTTAGCTCATGGAAAAAAAGCGATTGTTTCAGATATCCCAACTTTCCATGAGATTGGAAAAGAAGCTATCATTTATCATTCCCTTGAAAAGCCGAATGATTGGCTGGAGAGTATGCTCTTGTTAAGCGAAAGAAAAGAAGTTTCTAAAATTGATTTAAAAGATTTTAGCTGGGAAAAGTCAGCGGAAGTCTATTACAGGATATTTCTGGATATCTTAAATAACAAAAATTCCTGA
- the pgsW gene encoding poly-gamma-glutamate system protein produces MKEIYWRPKEISKTILIILSVFSLAGLMVVEFFLSRKEQPYYKKKIVAANYASKAMNAVKQEKKRRNMKINREDDPANSGMIGYFMTPVTSKTGVLEAKQTSINPNFAAVILEQLKKADVKEGDIVAVGFSGSFPALNISVLAAAKALNLKLLILTSASASQYGANDPDFVWLDIEKLLFDKKIFPYRTSYATLGGKDDAGKGMPDLGIGLLKQAVLRNGIPIMENFPGMKEKVERNMRIFEELSMGEKIKAYINVGGGTVSTGSEAGKKLFQPGLNLSLNNRRSKGIDSVMKRFIQKDVPVIHLTQIKVLAAKYGLPISPKETPRIGEGKIYYKEEYNTYLALSIFLGIILLLYIFFKTELGVYIFYNTKYNTSKKSDLEPTI; encoded by the coding sequence ATGAAAGAAATATATTGGCGACCAAAAGAAATTTCTAAAACAATTTTAATTATATTATCCGTATTTTCTTTGGCAGGATTGATGGTGGTTGAGTTCTTTTTATCTCGTAAAGAACAGCCTTATTATAAGAAGAAAATTGTAGCAGCGAATTATGCAAGTAAGGCTATGAATGCTGTAAAACAGGAAAAAAAACGAAGAAACATGAAAATAAACCGGGAAGATGATCCGGCAAATTCCGGTATGATTGGCTACTTTATGACTCCTGTTACAAGTAAAACCGGAGTATTAGAAGCCAAGCAAACATCAATAAACCCAAATTTTGCAGCAGTTATATTGGAGCAGTTGAAAAAAGCGGATGTAAAAGAAGGAGATATTGTAGCTGTGGGTTTTTCTGGTTCTTTTCCGGCTTTGAATATTTCTGTATTAGCTGCAGCTAAAGCATTGAATCTAAAGCTTTTAATTCTTACCAGTGCTTCAGCTTCTCAATATGGTGCAAATGACCCGGATTTTGTTTGGCTGGATATTGAAAAGTTACTGTTTGATAAGAAGATATTCCCATACAGGACAAGTTATGCTACTCTCGGTGGGAAAGATGATGCGGGAAAAGGAATGCCGGATCTGGGTATCGGACTTTTAAAACAGGCTGTGCTAAGAAATGGAATTCCTATAATGGAGAATTTTCCAGGGATGAAGGAAAAGGTAGAAAGAAATATGAGAATATTTGAAGAGCTTTCTATGGGAGAGAAGATTAAAGCCTATATAAATGTGGGAGGAGGAACTGTTTCAACGGGTAGCGAAGCTGGGAAAAAACTTTTCCAACCCGGCTTGAATTTGAGTCTAAATAATCGACGTTCAAAAGGGATCGATTCGGTTATGAAGCGTTTTATACAGAAGGATGTTCCTGTAATCCATCTAACTCAAATTAAAGTATTAGCAGCCAAATATGGATTGCCAATAAGTCCGAAAGAAACTCCGCGTATAGGAGAAGGCAAGATTTACTATAAAGAAGAATATAATACTTATCTTGCTTTATCTATATTTCTGGGTATTATATTGTTATTGTATATTTTTTTCAAGACAGAACTGGGTGTATATATCTTTTACAATACAAAATATAATACAAGTAAGAAAAGTGATTTGGAGCCTACTATATAA